A single Actinomycetota bacterium DNA region contains:
- a CDS encoding CoA ester lyase, with protein MRARRSCLSVPGSSPKFLAKAAGLPADEVFFDLEDSVAPLEKEAARGNIIEALKNNEFVAPTKIVRINGVYTKWCYRDVITLVEEAGHLIDGLMIPKVEYPSDVVFVANLLRMIEDTVGLNKRLGLEVQIETAIGLQNIQAIAAASDRMEDLILGPADMSASLGLPTVTAGAPIPGYGNLDHWHYVLTHINVAARANNLQSIDGPYLLIRDLDGFREAAMRARALGYDGKWALHPDQVAILNEVFTPTQDEYDKAEAILEHYKHATEVERKGAVMFGKEMIDEASRKMAEQVAARGEAAGMTRAKGVDDFLNVG; from the coding sequence GTGAGAGCACGACGTTCTTGTTTGTCCGTCCCCGGCTCCAGCCCGAAGTTCCTGGCCAAGGCGGCCGGACTTCCCGCAGATGAGGTCTTCTTCGACCTTGAGGACTCCGTCGCGCCGCTTGAAAAGGAAGCCGCGCGCGGAAACATCATCGAAGCACTGAAGAACAATGAGTTCGTCGCGCCGACCAAGATCGTGCGGATCAACGGTGTCTACACCAAGTGGTGCTACCGCGATGTCATTACCCTCGTCGAAGAAGCCGGCCACCTGATCGACGGATTGATGATCCCCAAGGTCGAGTACCCGTCCGATGTCGTGTTCGTCGCCAACCTGTTGCGGATGATCGAGGACACCGTCGGGCTGAACAAGCGCCTCGGGCTCGAAGTTCAGATCGAGACCGCCATCGGCCTTCAGAACATCCAGGCGATCGCCGCCGCGTCCGACCGCATGGAGGACCTGATCCTTGGTCCGGCCGACATGAGCGCGTCGCTCGGTCTTCCCACCGTCACCGCCGGCGCCCCGATTCCCGGGTACGGCAACCTCGACCACTGGCACTACGTGCTCACCCACATCAACGTCGCGGCGCGGGCGAACAACCTGCAGTCGATCGACGGGCCGTACCTGCTCATCCGCGACCTCGACGGATTCCGCGAGGCCGCGATGCGCGCGCGCGCGCTCGGTTACGACGGCAAGTGGGCGCTGCACCCCGACCAAGTCGCGATCCTGAACGAAGTCTTCACGCCGACGCAGGATGAGTACGACAAGGCTGAGGCGATCCTGGAGCACTACAAGCACGCCACCGAAGTCGAGCGCAAGGGCGCGGTCATGTTCGGCAAGGAGATGATCGACGAGGCGAGCCGCAAGATGGCCGAGCAAGTCGCCGCGCGCGGCGAGGCGGCCGGGATGACTCGTGCAAAGGGCGTCGACGACTTCCTGAACGTCGGGTAA
- a CDS encoding acyl-CoA dehydrogenase family protein, whose product MSLFELTEDQKMILDTVREFVEREVIPVADEMEHRDEFPDRIVEQMKEMGLFGMMTPEEYGGLGMPLTTYALTVVELARGWMSLSGVLNTHSMATWLIKTFGTADQKQRFLPPMATGNPRAALLMSEPHAGSDVQAIRTRAVRDGDDYVINGQKMWATNGLRAGICITLVKTAITDPPFKGMSLFIVEKEPGAERSGGVIVGKNIEKLGYKGVETTELAFDDCRVPAANLLGGEEGQGFIQNMAAIEVGRVNVAARALGVAQRAFEESIKYAQEREAFGKPIAQHQAIQFKLSEMATKIEAARLLMLQAAAIKDEGKRADLEAGMAKLFASEMCVEVAMEALRVHGGYGYSKEYTVERLYRDAPFFVIGEGTSEIQKIVIAKSLLQKYKI is encoded by the coding sequence ATGTCTCTCTTCGAGTTGACCGAAGACCAGAAGATGATCTTGGACACCGTGCGCGAGTTCGTCGAGCGCGAGGTGATCCCGGTCGCGGACGAGATGGAGCATCGGGACGAGTTCCCGGACCGGATCGTCGAGCAGATGAAAGAGATGGGCCTTTTCGGGATGATGACGCCCGAGGAGTACGGCGGCCTTGGCATGCCGCTCACGACCTACGCGCTTACCGTCGTCGAACTCGCGCGCGGGTGGATGAGCCTCTCGGGCGTGCTGAACACGCACTCGATGGCCACATGGCTGATCAAGACCTTTGGCACCGCGGACCAGAAGCAGCGGTTCCTCCCCCCGATGGCGACGGGGAACCCGCGCGCGGCGCTGCTGATGAGTGAGCCGCACGCGGGCTCGGACGTCCAGGCGATTCGCACGCGCGCCGTGCGTGACGGCGACGATTACGTGATCAACGGCCAGAAGATGTGGGCGACCAACGGCCTGCGCGCGGGCATCTGCATCACGCTGGTCAAGACCGCCATCACCGACCCGCCCTTTAAGGGGATGTCGCTGTTCATCGTGGAGAAGGAGCCGGGTGCGGAGCGCTCCGGCGGTGTGATCGTCGGCAAGAACATTGAGAAACTCGGCTACAAGGGCGTCGAGACGACCGAACTCGCGTTTGACGACTGCCGCGTGCCCGCGGCGAACTTGCTCGGTGGCGAAGAGGGCCAGGGGTTCATCCAGAACATGGCGGCGATCGAGGTCGGTCGCGTCAACGTTGCGGCGCGCGCGCTCGGGGTTGCGCAGCGGGCCTTCGAGGAGTCGATCAAGTACGCCCAGGAGCGCGAGGCTTTCGGCAAGCCGATCGCCCAGCACCAGGCCATCCAGTTCAAGCTCTCCGAGATGGCGACCAAGATTGAAGCCGCGCGCTTGTTGATGCTGCAAGCGGCCGCGATCAAGGATGAAGGCAAGCGCGCCGACCTCGAGGCGGGAATGGCGAAGTTGTTCGCGTCGGAGATGTGCGTCGAGGTCGCGATGGAAGCGTTGCGGGTCCACGGCGGTTACGGGTACTCCAAGGAGTACACGGTCGAGCGCCTGTATCGCGACGCGCCGTTCTTCGTGATCGGCGAGGGGACCAGCGAGATCCAAAAGATCGTAATCGCCAAGAGCCTGCTGCAGAAGTACAAGATCTAG
- a CDS encoding MaoC family dehydratase, with the protein MGEAREFGRFFEEFEIGDVYKHWPGKTITEYDDHLFCMITMNHHPLHTNVHYAETQTHFKKNVVVGNLVYSLALGMSVPDVSGRAIANLEVESLKHTAPVFHGDTLYAQTTVLDKKESGSKPDRGIVSVETRGYNQDGVEVLYFRRKVMVPKRSHYPELQPGRPEPAASE; encoded by the coding sequence ATGGGCGAGGCGCGCGAGTTCGGCCGGTTCTTTGAGGAATTCGAGATCGGCGACGTCTACAAGCATTGGCCGGGAAAGACCATCACCGAGTACGACGACCATCTGTTCTGCATGATCACGATGAACCACCACCCGCTGCACACCAACGTCCATTACGCCGAGACGCAGACGCACTTCAAGAAGAACGTGGTCGTCGGCAACCTCGTCTACTCGCTTGCGCTCGGGATGAGCGTCCCGGACGTCTCCGGACGCGCCATAGCCAACCTCGAAGTCGAATCGCTCAAACACACTGCTCCGGTCTTTCACGGCGACACTCTCTACGCGCAGACCACGGTGCTGGACAAGAAGGAATCGGGGTCGAAACCGGATCGCGGAATCGTCTCTGTCGAGACCCGCGGGTACAACCAAGACGGCGTGGAAGTGCTGTATTTCCGCCGCAAGGTGATGGTGCCGAAGCGCTCGCACTACCCCGAGTTGCAGCCGGGCCGCCCGGAGCCGGCCGCATCCGAGTAG